GGCCGCCTTCGGCGACGTTGGTGGTGGCGGTCAGCACAACTTTTACATCGTCGATGGTGTCGTTGATCTGCGTTGTTGCGCCATCGCCTGCAACCACGAGTTTCTCGAAGTTGCCGCCAGCGGTGTCGGTGATCTTGACGGTCTGGGTGCTCTTATCGATGAACACGTCATCGCCTGGAGCATCAACCGTCACGGTGCCAACGGTGTCGCCCGCCTTGATGGTGATGGTTTGTTTGTTATCGAGCGTCAGGGTGACGTCGGTGTCAGCCTTGTTGCTCAAGGTAGCGGTGTAATTGATCTTGCCGCCTTCGTTCACTTCCGACGGAGCCGTCAACGTCACAGTCGTAGTGTTGTCGGTACCTGGGGTGTCCGTGACAGTCGTAGTGACCTTGTCAGTATTTGGAACCAGGTTCTCGAAGTGCGCGCCACCGGTGACTTTCGTGATGCCGGTCGTAACAGTCTGGTCGCCTTTGTACACGTCATCCGGAGCCACAACCGAGACAGTACCGCTCGATTTGTCCACACCGATGGTGATGACTTGCTTGTTATCCAAGGTGATAGTCAGCGGACCGGTAGTGTTAGTGACCGGTGCGCCGTTTTTATCCACAAGGGTAGCGGTGTAGACGATCTGGCCGCCTTCGCCCACGGTTTTGGTGGCAGTCAGCACCACATCGACTTTGTCGATGGTGTCGTTGATCTGCGTCGTGGCGCCGTCGCCTGCAACCACGAGCTTCTCGAAGTTGCCGCCAGTGGTGTCGGTGATCTTGACCGTCTGGGTGCTCTTATCGATGAACACGTCATCGCTCGGAGCATCAACAGTCACGGTGCCGACGGTGTCGCCGGCCTTGATGGTGATGGTTTGTTTGTTGTCGAGTGTCAGCGTGACGTCGGTATCCGCTTTATTAGAAAGCGTAGCGGTGTAGGTGATCGTGCCGCCTTCGTTCACTTCCGACGGAGCCGTCAGGGTCACGGTAGTGGTGTTATCGGTACCTGGGGTGTCAGTGACAGTCGTAGTGACCTTGTCAGTATTTGGAACCAGGTTCTCAAAGTGCTCGCCACCGGTGACCTTAGTGATGCCGGTCGTAACAGTCTGATCGCCTTTGTACACATCGTCTGGCGCTACAGCCGAGACAGTACCGCTCGACTCGTTCACACCAATGGTGATGACCTGTTTGTTATCGAGGGTGACAGTCAGCGGGCCGGTGGTGTTGAGGACTGGCTTGCCGTCTTTATCAACCAAAGTCGCGGTGTAAACGATCTCGCCGCCTTCACCCACGGTTTTGGTGGCAGTCAGCACCACATCGACTTTGTCGATGGTGTCGTTGATCTGCGTCGTCGCACCGTCGCCTGCAACCACGAGCTTCTCGAAGTTGCCGCCAGTGGTGTCGGTAATCTTGACGGTCTGGGTGCTCTTGTCGATGAACACGTCATCGCCTGGAGCATCCACCGTCACGGTACCGACGGTGTCGCCAGCCTTGATGGTGATGGTTTGCTTGTTATCGAGCGTCAGGGTGACGTCGGTGTCAGCCTTGTTGCTCAAGGTAGCGGTGTAAGTGATCGTGCCGCCTTCGTTCACTTCCGACGGAGCCGTCAACGTCACAGTCGTAGTGTTGTCGGTACCTGGGGTGTCCGTGACAGTCGTAGTGACCTTGTCAGTATTTGGAACCAGGTTCTCGAAGTGCGCGCCACCGGTGACTTTCGTGATGCCGGTCGTAACAGTCTGGTCGCCTTTGTACACGTCATCCGGAGCCACAACCGAGACAGTACCGCTCGATTTGTCCACACCGATGGTGATGACTTGCTTGTTATCCAAGGTGATAGTCAGCGGACCGGTAGTGTTAGTGACCGGTGCGCCGTTTTTATCCACAAGGGTAGCGGTGTAGACGATCTGGCCGCCTTCGCCCACGGTTTTGGTGGCAGTCAGCACCACATCGACTTTGTCGATGGTGTCGTTGATCTGCGTCGTGGCGCCGTCGCCTGCAACCACGAGCTTCTCGAAGTTGCCGCCAGTGGTGTCGGTGATCTTGACCGTCTGGGTGCTCTTATCGATGAACACGTCATCGCTCGGAGCATCAACAGTCACGGTGCCGACGGTGTCGCCGGCCTTGATGGTGATGGTTTGTTTGTTGTCGAGTGTCAGCGTGACGTCGGTATCCGCTTTATTAGAAAGCGTAGCGGTGTAGGTGATCGTGCCGCCTTCGTTCACTTCCGACGGAGCCGTCAGGGTCACGGTAGTGGTGTTATCGGTACCTGGGGTGTCAGTGACAGTCGTAGTGACCTTGTCAGTATTTGGAACCAGGTTCTCAAAGTGCTCGCCACCGGTGACCTTAGTGATGCCGGTCGTAACAGTCTGATCGCCTTTGTACACATCGTCTGGCGCTACAGCCGAGACAGTACCGCTCGACTCGTTCACACCAATGGTGATGACCTGTTTGTTATCGAGGGTGACAGTCAGCGGGCCGGTGGTGTTGAGGACTGGCTTGCCGTCTTTATCAACCAAAGTCGCGGTGTAAACGATCTCGCCGCCTTCACCCACGGTTTTGGTGGCAGTCAGCACCACATCGACTTTGTCGATGGTGTCGTTGATCTGCGTCGTCGCACCGTCGCCTGCAACCACGAGCTTCTCGAAGTTGCCGCCAGTGGTGTCGGTAATCTTGACGGTCTGGGTGCTCTTGTCGATGAACACGTCATCGCCTGGAGCATCCACCGTCACGGTACCGACGGTGTCGCCAGCCTTGATGGTGATGGTTTGCTTGTTATCGAGCGTCAGGGTGACGTCGGTGTCAGCCTTGTTGCTCAAGGTAGCGGTGTAAGTGATCGTGCCGCCTTCGTTCACTTCCGACGGAGCCGTCAACGTCACAGTCGTAGTGTTGTCGGTACCTGGGGTGTCCGTGACAGTCGTAGTGACCTTGTCAGTATTTGGAACCAGGTTCTCGAAGTGCTCGCCACCGGTGACCTTAGTGATGCCGGTCGTAACAGTCTGATCGCCTTTGTACACATCGTCTGGCGCTACAGCCGAGACAGTACCGCTCGACTCGTTCACACCAATGGTGATGACCTGTTTGTTATCGAGGGTGACAGTCAGCGGACCGGTAGTGTTGAGGACTGGCTTGCCGTCTTTATCAACCAAAGTCGCGGTGTAAACGATCTCGCCACCTTCGCCGACAGTTTTAGTCGCGGTCAGGACCACATCGACCTTGTCGATGGTGTCGTTGATCTGCGTCGTGGCGCCATCGCCAGCAACCACCAGCTTCTCGAAGTTGCCGCCAGCGGTGTCGGTGATCTTGACGGTTTGGGTGCTCTTATCGATGAACACGTCATCGCTCGGAGCATCAACAGTCACTGTACCAACGGTGTCGCCCGCCTTGATGGTGATGGTTTGCTTGTTATCGAGCGTCAGGGTGACGTCGGTGTCAGCCTTGTTGCTCAAGGTAGCGGTGTAAGTGATCGTACCGCCTTCGTTGACGGCGTCTGGCGCGGTCAATGTGACGGTAGTGGTGTTATCGGTGCCCGGTGTGTCGGTCACGATGGTGGTGACTTTATCGGTACCTGGAACCAGGTTCTCGAAGTGCTCGCCACCGGTGACTTTAGTGATGCCGGTCGTAACAGTCTGATCGCCTTTGTACACATCGTCTGGCGCTATAGCCGAGACAGTACCGCTCGACTCGTTCACACCAATGGTGATGACCTGTTTGTTATCGAGGGTGACAGTCAGCGGACCGGTAGTGTTGAGGACTGGCTTACCGTCTTTATCAACCAAAGTCGCGGTGTAAACGATCTCGCCGCCTTCACCCACGGTTTTGGTCGCGGTCAGGACCACATCGACTTTGTCGATGGTGTCGTTGATCTGCGTCGTCGCACCGTCGCCTGCAACCACGAGCTTCTCGAAGTTGCCGCCAGTGGTGTCGGTGATCTTGACGGTCTGGGTGCTCTTATCGATGAACACGTCATCGCCTGGAGCATCAACCGTCACGGTGCCGACGGTGTCGCCAGCCTTGATGGTGATGGTTTGTTTGTTGTCGAGTGTCAGCGTGACGTCGGTATCCGCTTTATTAGAAAGCGTAGCGGTGTAGGTGATCGTGCCGCCTTCGTTCACTTCCGACGGAGCCGTCAGGGTCACGGTAGTGGTGTTATCGGTACCTGGGGTGTCAGTGACAGTCGTAGTGACCTTGTCAGTATTTGGAACCAGGTTCTCGAAGTGCTCGCCACCGGTGACCTTAGTGATGCCGGTCGTAACAGTCTGATCACCTTTGTACACATCGTCTGGCGCTACAGCCGAGACAGTACCGCTCGACTCGTTCACACCAATGGTGATGACCTGTTTGTTATCGAGGGTGACAGTCAGCGGACCGGTAGTGTTGAGGACTGGCTTACCGTCTTTATCAACCAAAGTCGCGGTGTAAACGATCTCGCCACCTTCGCCGACAGTTTTGGAGGCAGTCAGGACCACATCGACTTTGTCGATGGTGTCGTTGATCTGCGTCGTGGCGCCATCGCCAGCAACCACCAGCTTCTCGAAGTTGCCGCCAGCGGTGTCGGTGATCTTGACGGTTTGGGTGCTCTTATCGATGAACACGTCATCGCCTGGAGCATCAACCGTCACGGTGCCGACGGTGTCGCCCGCCTTGATGGTGATGGTTTGCTTGTTATCGAGCGTCAGGGTGACGTCGGTGTCAGCCTTGTTGCTCAAGGTAGCGGTGTAGGTGATCGTGCCGCCTTCGTTCACTTCCGACGGAGCCGTCAGGGTCACAGTCGTAGTGTTATCGGTACCTGGGGTGTCCGTGACAGTCGTAGTGACCTTGTCAGTATTTGGAACCAGGTTCTCAAAGTGCTCGCCACCGGTGACCTTAGTGATGCCGGTCGTAACAGTCTGGTCGCCTTTGTACACATCATCCGGCGCTACAGCCGAAACAGTACCGCTCGACTCGTTCACACCAATGGTGATGACCTGTTTGTTATCGAGGGTGACAGTCAGCGGGCCGGTGGTGTTAGTCACCGGAGCGCCGTTTTTATCCACAAGGGTAGCGGTGTAGACGATTTGGCCGCCTTCACCCACGGTTTTGGTCGCGGTCAGGACCACATCGACTTTGTCGATGGTGTCGTTGATCTGCGTTGTCGCACCGTCGCCTGCAACCACGAGCTTCTCGAAGTTGCCGCCAGCGGTGTCGGTGATCTTGACGGTCTGGGTGCTCTTATCGATGAACACATCATCGCCTGGAGCATCCACCGTCACGGTACCGACAGTGTCGCCAGCCTTGATGGTGATGGTTTGTTTGTTGTCGAGCGTCAGGGTGACGTCGGTGTCAGCCTTGTTGCTCAAGGTAGCGGTGTAGGTGATCGTGCCGCCTTCGTTCACTTCCGACGGAGCCGTCAGGGTCACAGTCGTAGTGTTATCGGTACCTGGGGTGTCCGTGACAGTCGTAGTGACCTTGTCAGTATTTGGAACCAGGTTCTCGAAGTGCTCGCCACCGGTGACCTTAGTGATGCCGGTCGTAACAGTCTGATCGCCTTTGTACACATCGTCTGGCGCTACAGCCGAGACAGTACCGCTCGACTCGTTCACACCAATGGTGATGACCTGTTTGTTATCGAGGGTGACAGTCAGCGGACCGGTAGTGTTGAGGACTGGCTTGCCGTCTTTATCAACCAAAGTCGCGGTGTAAACGATCTCGCCACCTTCGCCGACAGTTTTAGTCGCGGTCAGGACCACATCGACCTTGTCGATGGTGTCGTTGATCTGCGTCGTGGCGCCATCGCCAGCAACCACCAGCTTCTCGAAGTTGCCGCCAGCGGTGTCGGTGATCTTGACGGTTTGGGTGCTCTTATCGATGAACACGTCATCGCTCGGAGCATCAACAGTCACTGTACCAACGGTGTCGCCCGCCTTGATGGTGATGGTTTGCTTGTTATCGAGCGTCAGGGTGACGTCGGTGTCAGCCTTGTTGCTCAAGGTAGCGGTGTAAGTGATCGTGCCGCCTTCGTTGACGGCGTCTGGCGCGGTCAATGTGACGGTAGTGGTGTTATCGGTGCCCGGTGTGTCGGTCACGATGGTGGTGACTTTATCGGTACCTGGAACCAGGTTCTCAAAGTGCTCGCCACCGGTGACCTTAGTGATGCCGGTCGTAACAGTCTGGTCGCCTTTGTACACATCATCCGGCGCTACAGCCGAAACAGTACCGCTCGACTCGTTCACACCAATGGTGATGACCTGTTTGTTATCGAGGGTGACAGTCAGCGGACCGGTAGTGTTGAGGACTGGCTTGCCGTCTTTATCAACCAAAGTCGCGGTGTAAACGATCTCGCCGCCTTCACCCACGGTTTTGGTGGCAGTCAGCACCACATCGACTTTGTCGATGGTGTCGTTGATCTGCGTCGTCGCACCGTCGCCTGCAACCACGAGCTTCTCGAAGTTGCCGCCAGTGGTGTCGGTGATCTTGACCGTCTGGGTGCTCTTGTCGATGAACACGTCATCGCCTGGAGCATCAACCGTCACGGTGCCGACGGTGTCGCCCGCCTTGATGGTGATGGTTTGTTTGTTGTCGAGTGTCAGCGTGACGTCGGTATCCGCTTTATTAGAAAGCGTCGCGGTATAGGTGATCGTACCGCCTTCGTTGACGGCGTCTGGCGCGGTCAATGTGACGGTAGTGGTGTTATCGGTGCCCGGTGTGTCGGTCACGATGGTGGTGACTTTATCGGTACCTGGAACCAGGTTCTCGAAGTGCTCGCCACCGGTGACTTTCGTGATGCCGGTAGTAACAGTCTGATCGCCTTTGTACACATCGTCTGGCGCTATAGCCGAGACAGTACCGCTCGACTCGTTCACACCAATGGTGATGACCTGTTTGTTATCGAGGGTGACAGTCAGCGGACCGGTAGTGTTGAGGACTGGCTTACCGTCTTTATCAACCAAAGTCGCGGTGTAAACGATCTCGCCGCCTTCACCCACGGTTTTGGTCGCGGTCAGGACCACATCGACTTTGTCGATGGTGTCGTTGATCTGCGTCGTCGCACCGTCGCCTGCAACCACGAGCTTCTCGAAGTTGCCGCCAGTGGTGTCGGTGATCTTGACGGTCTGGGTGCTCTTATCGATGAACACGTCATCGCCTGGAGCATCAACCGTCACGGTGCCGACGGTGTCGCCAGCCTTGATGGTGATGGTTTGTTTGTTGTCGAGTGTCAGCGTGACGTCGGTATCCGCTTTATTAGAAAGCGTAGCGGTGTAGGTGATCGTGCCGCCTTCGTTCACTTCCGACGGAGCCGTCAGGGTCACGGTAGTGGTGTTATCGGTACCTGGGGTGTCAGTGACAGTCGTAGTGACCTTGTCAGTATTTGGAACCAGGTTCTCGAAGTGCTCGCCACCGGTGACCTTAGTGATGCCGGTCGTAACAGTCTGATCGCCTTTGTACACATCGTCTGGCGCTACAGCCGAGACAGTACCGCTCGACTCGTTCACACCAATGGTGATGACCTGTTTGTTATCGAGGGTGATAGTCAGCGGACCGGTAGTGTTAGTCACCGGTGCACCGTTTTTATCCACAAGGGTGGCGGTGTAAACGATCTCGCCGCCTTCGCCGACAGTTTTGGTCGCGGTCAGGACCACATCGACCTTGTCGATGGTGTCGTTGATCTGCGTCGTTGCGCCATCGCCAGCCACCACGAGCTTCTCGAAGTTGCCGCCAGTGGTGTCGGTGATCTTGACCGTCTGGGTGCTCTTGTCGATGAACACGTCATCGCCTGGAGCATCAACCGTCACGGTGCCAACGGTGTCGCCCGCCTTGATGGTGATGGTTTGTTTGTTGTCGAGTGTCAGCGTGACGTCAGTGTCAGCCTTGTTGCTCAAGGTAGCGGTGTAAGTGATCGTGCCGCCTTCGTTGACGGCGTCTGGCGCGGTCAAGGTGACGGTAGTGGTGTTATCGGTGCCCGGTGTGTCGGTGACAGTCGTGGTGACCTTGTCAGTGCCCGGAACCAGGTTTTCAAAGTGCTCACCACCCGTTACTTCCTTGATGCCGGTAGTAACAGTCTGATCACCTTTGTACACATCATCCGGAGCCACAACCGAAACGGTACCGCTCGACTGGTTCACACCAATGGTGATGACCTGGTTGTTATCCAGAGTCACAGTCACTGGGCTGGTGATATTAGTCACCGGTGCGCCGTTCTTATCCACCAAGGTAGCGGTGTAAACGATCTCACCACCTTCACCCACGGTTTTGGTAGCAGTCAGCACCACATCAACTTTGTCGATGGTGTCGTTGATCTGCGTCGTCGCCCCACCCGGAGCGATATCAAGCTT
The Pseudomonas hygromyciniae genome window above contains:
- a CDS encoding retention module-containing protein; the encoded protein is MSSVVAIVKSIVGQVFVISPEGARRVLVEGDRLFTGDQIDTGMSGAVSLELADGRTLDLGRDTQWSATAPDSSTDLAQATAQAAPSVAELQQAIAAGADPTTDLEATAAGATAAGTGAAGGGHSFVMLDETAGSVDPTIGFPTAGLGFGTNALTNELGGQPTDPLTAAPLPSTLSLSATPTITEAGGVLTYTATVTQPSTSNLTVTLSNGAVITIPAGQVTGSVNVPLAPNDSPYIDPSQISVTVTGTTGGNNLIVTVDPTPAVTQITDTIDTTTVTLTAGETVTEGGQITYTATLTNPAQTPVTITLSNGSVITIEAGKSTGTVVVDTPANDVYNNGSTVSTTITGATGGNFENLVPNTTPAVTTITDSVDDTGLTLTATNTVTEGGQITYTATLTNPAQTPVTVTLSNGSVITIKAGESVGTVVVDTPANDVYVNGSTVTTTITGTTGGNFENLVPNTTPAVTTITDSVDTTTVTLTAPGDVSEGGQITYTATLSNKADTDVTLKLDNGSTIIIKAGETVGSVTVDAPGDDVFVDKSTQTVKIVETNGGNFEKLEVAGDGATTTVNDTIDKVDVVLTATTTVGEGGQIVYTASLVDKAGNPVTNTTNPLTVTLDNGQTITIGVGQSAGTASTVAPNDVYEGNQTVTTAITNVTGGAHFENLVPGTTPVNTTVTDTPGTTDTTTVTLTAPGEADEGGNITYTATLSNKAGSDLTLTLSNGDVITIAKGETTGQVTSKAPSDDVFKDAGPINVTINPDFVGGGFEKLDIAPGGATTQINDTIDKVDVVLTATKTVGEGGEIVYTATLVDKNGAPVTNITSPVTVTLDNNQVITIGVNQSSGTVSVVAPDDVYKGDQTVTTGIKEVTGGEHFENLVPGTDKVTTTVTDTPGTDNTTTVTLTAPDAVNEGGTITYTATLSNKADTDVTLTLDNKQTITIKAGDTVGTVTVDAPGDDVFIDKSTQTVKITDTTGGNFEKLVVAGDGATTQINDTIDKVDVVLTATKTVGEGGEIVYTATLVDKNGAPVTNTTGPLTITLDNKQVITIGVNESSGTVSAVAPDDVYKGDQTVTTGITKVTGGEHFENLVPNTDKVTTTVTDTPGTDNTTTVTLTAPSEVNEGGTITYTATLSNKADTDVTLTLDNKQTITIKAGDTVGTVTVDAPGDDVFIDKSTQTVKITDTTGGNFEKLVVAGDGATTQINDTIDKVDVVLTATKTVGEGGEIVYTATLVDKDGKPVLNTTGPLTVTLDNKQVITIGVNESSGTVSAIAPDDVYKGDQTVTTGITKVTGGEHFENLVPGTDKVTTIVTDTPGTDNTTTVTLTAPDAVNEGGTITYTATLSNKADTDVTLTLDNKQTITIKAGDTVGTVTVDAPGDDVFIDKSTQTVKITDTTGGNFEKLVVAGDGATTQINDTIDKVDVVLTATKTVGEGGEIVYTATLVDKDGKPVLNTTGPLTVTLDNKQVITIGVNESSGTVSAVAPDDVYKGDQTVTTGITKVTGGEHFENLVPGTDKVTTIVTDTPGTDNTTTVTLTAPDAVNEGGTITYTATLSNKADTDVTLTLDNKQTITIKAGDTVGTVTVDAPSDDVFIDKSTQTVKITDTAGGNFEKLVVAGDGATTQINDTIDKVDVVLTATKTVGEGGEIVYTATLVDKDGKPVLNTTGPLTVTLDNKQVITIGVNESSGTVSAVAPDDVYKGDQTVTTGITKVTGGEHFENLVPNTDKVTTTVTDTPGTDNTTTVTLTAPSEVNEGGTITYTATLSNKADTDVTLTLDNKQTITIKAGDTVGTVTVDAPGDDVFIDKSTQTVKITDTAGGNFEKLVVAGDGATTQINDTIDKVDVVLTATKTVGEGGQIVYTATLVDKNGAPVTNTTGPLTVTLDNKQVITIGVNESSGTVSAVAPDDVYKGDQTVTTGITKVTGGEHFENLVPNTDKVTTTVTDTPGTDNTTTVTLTAPSEVNEGGTITYTATLSNKADTDVTLTLDNKQTITIKAGDTVGTVTVDAPGDDVFIDKSTQTVKITDTAGGNFEKLVVAGDGATTQINDTIDKVDVVLTASKTVGEGGEIVYTATLVDKDGKPVLNTTGPLTVTLDNKQVITIGVNESSGTVSAVAPDDVYKGDQTVTTGITKVTGGEHFENLVPNTDKVTTTVTDTPGTDNTTTVTLTAPSEVNEGGTITYTATLSNKADTDVTLTLDNKQTITIKAGDTVGTVTVDAPGDDVFIDKSTQTVKITDTTGGNFEKLVVAGDGATTQINDTIDKVDVVLTATKTVGEGGEIVYTATLVDKDGKPVLNTTGPLTVTLDNKQVITIGVNESSGTVSAIAPDDVYKGDQTVTTGITKVTGGEHFENLVPGTDKVTTIVTDTPGTDNTTTVTLTAPDAVNEGGTITYTATLSNKADTDVTLTLDNKQTITIKAGDTVGTVTVDAPSDDVFIDKSTQTVKITDTAGGNFEKLVVAGDGATTQINDTIDKVDVVLTATKTVGEGGEIVYTATLVDKDGKPVLNTTGPLTVTLDNKQVITIGVNESSGTVSAVAPDDVYKGDQTVTTGITKVTGGEHFENLVPNTDKVTTTVTDTPGTDNTTTVTLTAPSEVNEGGTITYTATLSNKADTDVTLTLDNKQTITIKAGDTVGTVTVDAPGDDVFIDKSTQTVKITDTTGGNFEKLVVAGDGATTQINDTIDKVDVVLTATKTVGEGGEIVYTATLVDKDGKPVLNTTGPLTVTLDNKQVITIGVNESSGTVSAVAPDDVYKGDQTVTTGITKVTGGEHFENLVPNTDKVTTTVTDTPGTDNTTTVTLTAPSEVNEGGTITYTATLSNKADTDVTLTLDNKQTITIKAGDTVGTVTVDAPSDDVFIDKSTQTVKITDTTGGNFEKLVVAGDGATTQINDTIDKVDVVLTATKTVGEGGQIVYTATLVDKNGAPVTNTTGPLTITLDNKQVITIGVDKSSGTVSVVAPDDVYKGDQTVTTGITKVTGGAHFENLVPNTDKVTTTVTDTPGTDNTTTVTLTAPSEVNEGGTITYTATLSNKADTDVTLTLDNKQTITIKAGDTVGTVTVDAPGDDVFIDKSTQTVKITDTTGGNFEKLVVAGDGATTQINDTIDKVDVVLTATKTVGEGGEIVYTATLVDKDGKPVLNTTGPLTVTLDNKQVITIGVNESSGTVSAVAPDDVYKGDQTVTTGITKVTGGEHFENLVPNTDKVTTTVTDTPGTDNTTTVTLTAPSEVNEGGTITYTATLSNKADTDVTLTLDNKQTITIKAGDTVGTVTVDAPSDDVFIDKSTQTVKITDTTGGNFEKLVVAGDGATTQINDTIDKVDVVLTATKTVGEGGQIVYTATLVDKNGAPVTNTTGPLTITLDNKQVITIGVDKSSGTVSVVAPDDVYKGDQTVTTGITKVTGGAHFENLVPNTDKVTTTVTDTPGTDNTTTVTLTAPSEVNEGGKINYTATLSNKADTDVTLTLDNKQTITIKAGDTVGTVTVDAPGDDVFIDKSTQTVKITDTAGGNFEKLVVAGDGATTQINDTIDDVKVVLTATTNVAEGGQIVYTASLVDKNGVAVTNVGSDLVIKLDNDLIITIGNGKTSSTANFTAPNDFYVGAKDISAKITNVVSGGDKYENLIPVGTPVVTKVTDVTSNTVISIAGDTSVTEGQTAHYTLNLTQPAQTEVTVTLSYKGVAQDGSDFNGVYTVKIPAGQSSATFDIKTIDDKLTEPTEKFEISISGTSGGNFENLAVSTTNGKIETSIIDNDAPPVIDLDANNSSGATGNDFKTTFTEGGTGVSIADTDITITDPDSTQLTGATVVLTNTQPSDSLDYSKVTGLNVTSVTDPVTGKVTLTLTGTASLADYMQQIKNITFSNSSDDPSTTPRTITVTVTDGGNYSNVATTTVNVVAVNDAPVATGGAVTGTEDTSLKLTWANFGVTDVDSPQASLGVKITELPVAGKLQYLAADGTTWTNVTAGQTFTKAQIDGGQLRFTPNANESGADGYGGTGVGNKQADYAQFKFQPTDGKDLGTSATVKVDITPVADAPTLSVADNNIASVGLTKQSWNSIANLGTNGNGASPTVLKNAIDNAGTPNSTVVATDVTSTADVPGGAGSKTSGLIYLEAGKTYTFSGYGDDSILINVGGKDVASGTWGSNSGQFSGTYTPTSNGYYSIDIYHANQSGPGSYDVNLSVNGGATTNLSNTNIPIYTGINDLISAGAQVSDLHGTNGQGYYDAYKLNEGLENGTVKLTKVTTGLTDTDGSETLSVKIGSIPVGAVLSDGAGHTFTATQGHTEVDVTGWNLNNLSLKPLPYTSGQYNLTVTSTSTESLGGSATTVANLPVKVYPAVYSGSTATSGDDNVTGTSGNDIIVGDVSGLNVVQGKNYNIAFMIDTSGSMGSDSVAAAKASLTTVFNSLKNSIGASTSGTVNIFLADFSDQVNRTVTVNLKDPGALDALQKVLDKMVSTGGTNYEDVFKAASNFFKSGQATGNTDAINTTYFITDGQPTFYQRSEQTNPTLYGNVKLDDVVNMNNYTIGTATQINIDSNHYLKINSIGEVTLWTNGSSSYKGVIHAQGDGTYEISVLDGYGNYTDTATTTNSQNAFALLKSLSSGGVEAIGLNSGVSLNQLAPYDSDGKPQSNIDPKDLANAILGHSEATLPGADRVDGGDGNDILFGDLVSFPGITGEGYNAIQSYVAGKNGVAVASVTGQDVHKYITEHYNEFNTSGAKDGNDTLLGGSGDDILFGQGGNDYLDGGKGNDILLGGTGNDTLIGGQGNDILIGGTGADTFVWRSGDVGNDVIKDFKASEGDRIDLRDLLKGETDSTIDNFLKLTTVDNVTTLQISSEGKLNADGGLANADVTIKLEGNNWSGQTINSLISGADPTIKVDHT